The Pirellulales bacterium genome includes a window with the following:
- a CDS encoding Ig-like domain repeat protein yields the protein MKSWRRGLARRRSRREQKLARLRSGQRLRVEALEDRSMLAVTLPVITGPDTSGVFDVASGKDLYVPLAASDTAGTTISYTVTSSNPNVTATVFTGNPVLQLNVSGVTGPNNTAFSGSITFELFQNIDPTTVAAIISKVNSGEYNNKSFYRVENSDPTFELIQGGVSQTGDGTSIIDEFNVATPFNSSGLLAMANTGAPNSNSSEFFVTALNRPLADDPQQLNYRFTVFGQLITGQAIYNDILNTKTSSSTGEGVPLTTVKINSASIITDNQHTVVQISEPSNFTGTATLTVTANASDGTHVSQNFTISAAPPTNTAVQPIILNPVSNVTTHINSPVQVQLSLEGINSNLTGSPTFNIVSTSNLSNAPSNVTVSAPTISGNTATFTLTPSSGFTGTINLVADVTASGQATDAVQFALTVGATVSITSVTSPINSTNDANTTVSGTGGVGETISVVASDGTHTTAPQTATVGQNGAWSVSGINVSSLNDGSITYTANATNSLNDTASTSTTSTKNTAGPSVAITSLTDPINHTNQTSTTASGTGEAGATISIVASDGTHSTTPKGSTIGSGGTWSISGINVSTLNDGTITYTVTATDSTQNSATASKTATKNAALPTVAVTSITSPVNSSNVTNTSASGTGSVGDSVSVVASDGTHTTAAQTTTITTGTSWSISNIDVSGLSDGTITYTATISDTSNNTATGSKTTTKDTVAPSVAVTTVTSQINKSNATSTSASGTGSVGATVQVVASDGIHTSTAKSATVGSGGTWSITGIDVSSLTDGTITYTATATDSAGNSAIASKSTTKDTVVPAVTITAVTTPVNKANVTSTSANGTGEVGAHISVVASDGTHTTAAQTTTVGTDTNWSVSGINVSTLTDGTITYTVTATDSFNNSNTAAKSTTKDTVAPTVAITAVTNPINTGNVSSTSANGTGTVGANIQVVASDGSGHSSAPQTTTVGSGGTWSVSNVDVSSLNDGTVTYTVTASDTAGNQATASKTATKNTVPPSVAVTTVTTPINTANASSTSASGTGTVGVTISVVASDGTHTTAAKTTTVSSGGTWTVSGINVSTLSDGTITYTATATNSSNNSAIASATSTKDTGAPPVAITAVTTPVGSGNKTNTSASGTGENGDSISVVASDGGGHHTAAQATTVSGGTWTVNGIDDTSLSDGTITYTVTETDPGNNTSTASKTTTKDTVPPTVAIGSVTNPINNSNESNTTASGTGSVGASISVVASDGITTTPAQVTTVDQSGAWSVSGIDVTGLNDGTITYTVTATDAANNSSQATLTSTKTTFLPGAATTTQVTSDHPSGSVYGQSVQFTVTVTSLSGTPTGTVQFQSDGVSIGSPVTLSGGTATFSTSSLTAANHTITAIYSGVSAVFSGSQGSVGQNVSPAPLTITAGDQSKVFGAPLPTFAAGFSGFVNNDSPASLTTPPVFSTTATATSAPGPYTITVSGATDPNYTIVFDSGTLTVSQANTSINLHSSASTIGVSQSLTLTATVGVASPGAGSPTGTVTFMDGTTSLGTENVGSGGIATLVVPGNTFALGSHSITAVYQGDTNFAASPASAAVALTVNAIDTTLPPSVDIDGPSIGVRQQLLTYTFTVTDPNASVNEAAGYTYSINWGDGQTQSIAAVPNSTEQSLTHVYTVSHSYTVSVAVANQLNVSSTPATQTVAISAVALEPDAVNPDQMDLYIGGTTGNDQITVLAAGGNKVGVTINRQSQGVFSAAAIYAFGGAGNDNIQISPNVRLPALLDGGTGNDWLVGGSGRNILIGGTGADSLQGGRGDDFFVTGSSTLEGDAQSLNFIMAEWNSADSLADRQSNISGNGDGSGANGDVFLQIGSTVLDDGAVDHVFGLGGHDWRLPS from the coding sequence ATGAAGTCTTGGCGTCGCGGTTTGGCACGTCGTCGGTCTCGGCGGGAACAAAAGTTGGCACGGTTACGCAGCGGACAACGGTTGCGGGTCGAGGCTCTGGAAGACCGGAGCATGCTGGCCGTCACGCTGCCGGTGATTACCGGTCCCGATACGAGCGGCGTATTCGACGTTGCCTCGGGCAAAGATTTATATGTGCCGTTGGCGGCGTCTGATACCGCCGGAACGACCATTTCTTACACCGTCACCAGCAGTAATCCCAACGTTACGGCCACGGTGTTTACCGGCAACCCGGTGTTGCAGCTAAACGTGAGCGGCGTAACCGGGCCGAACAACACGGCCTTTTCTGGATCGATCACGTTCGAGCTGTTTCAGAACATCGACCCAACCACCGTTGCGGCTATTATCAGCAAAGTGAACTCGGGAGAGTACAACAACAAATCTTTTTACCGCGTGGAGAACAGCGATCCCACGTTTGAATTAATTCAAGGCGGCGTGTCTCAGACCGGCGACGGCACCAGCATTATCGACGAATTCAACGTGGCCACCCCGTTTAACAGCTCGGGCTTGCTGGCGATGGCCAACACCGGAGCGCCCAACTCCAATTCGTCGGAGTTTTTTGTCACGGCGCTCAACCGGCCGCTGGCCGATGATCCACAGCAACTGAATTACCGCTTCACGGTGTTCGGACAACTGATAACGGGTCAGGCCATTTACAACGACATTCTCAACACAAAAACTTCCTCAAGCACCGGCGAAGGTGTGCCCCTAACGACGGTGAAAATTAATTCGGCCAGCATCATCACCGACAACCAACACACGGTGGTGCAAATTTCCGAGCCGAGCAATTTCACCGGTACCGCCACCCTCACCGTAACTGCCAACGCCTCCGATGGCACGCATGTCTCGCAAAACTTCACCATCAGTGCTGCTCCGCCCACGAACACCGCTGTCCAACCGATTATTCTCAACCCGGTTTCCAACGTCACCACACATATCAATTCGCCGGTCCAGGTGCAGCTTTCGTTGGAGGGAATTAACAGCAATCTGACTGGATCGCCGACATTTAACATTGTTTCTACGAGCAATCTTTCCAATGCGCCGAGCAACGTTACGGTTAGCGCGCCGACGATCTCGGGAAATACGGCCACCTTCACCCTCACGCCATCCAGTGGATTCACCGGCACCATTAACCTTGTGGCCGATGTCACGGCCTCCGGACAAGCCACCGACGCCGTGCAATTTGCTCTTACGGTGGGCGCGACGGTCTCCATCACCAGCGTAACCTCGCCCATCAATAGCACGAACGATGCCAATACGACGGTGAGCGGCACCGGCGGCGTGGGCGAAACCATCTCCGTGGTCGCCAGCGATGGGACTCACACGACGGCTCCGCAAACCGCCACGGTTGGCCAAAATGGCGCCTGGTCCGTCAGCGGCATTAACGTGAGCTCGCTGAACGATGGCAGCATTACTTACACGGCCAATGCGACCAATTCGCTGAATGACACCGCCAGCACCAGCACTACCAGTACGAAGAACACCGCCGGGCCGTCGGTGGCCATTACCTCGCTGACCGACCCCATCAATCACACGAATCAAACCAGCACGACGGCGAGCGGCACCGGAGAGGCTGGCGCTACCATCTCCATAGTCGCCAGCGACGGCACTCATAGCACCACCCCGAAGGGCTCGACCATTGGTTCCGGCGGCACGTGGAGCATTAGCGGCATTAACGTGAGTACGTTGAACGACGGCACCATTACTTACACTGTTACTGCCACTGATTCCACCCAAAATTCTGCGACTGCTTCCAAGACGGCTACGAAAAACGCAGCGCTGCCCACGGTGGCCGTGACTTCAATCACCAGCCCGGTGAATAGCAGCAATGTCACGAACACGTCTGCCAGCGGCACCGGGTCAGTGGGCGATAGCGTTTCGGTTGTGGCCAGCGACGGCACCCACACCACAGCGGCCCAAACGACGACGATCACAACCGGCACTTCGTGGTCGATCAGCAACATCGACGTGAGCGGCCTTTCCGACGGCACCATCACTTACACGGCCACCATCAGCGATACGAGCAACAACACCGCCACCGGTTCGAAAACGACGACCAAAGATACCGTGGCTCCCAGCGTAGCGGTGACCACGGTGACTAGCCAAATCAATAAGAGCAATGCCACGAGCACTTCCGCCAGCGGCACCGGCAGTGTCGGAGCCACGGTTCAGGTAGTGGCCAGCGACGGCATACATACGTCCACGGCCAAGTCGGCAACGGTTGGTTCGGGAGGCACATGGTCGATCACCGGCATTGACGTGAGTTCGCTTACCGACGGCACAATCACTTACACGGCGACCGCTACCGATTCGGCCGGCAACTCGGCCATCGCTTCGAAAAGCACGACCAAAGATACTGTCGTTCCCGCGGTGACAATCACCGCGGTGACGACGCCAGTTAATAAGGCGAACGTTACTAGCACGTCGGCCAACGGAACGGGCGAAGTGGGAGCACATATTTCGGTCGTTGCTAGCGATGGCACGCATACCACGGCTGCCCAGACCACTACCGTGGGCACCGACACCAATTGGAGTGTAAGCGGCATCAATGTTAGTACGCTCACCGATGGCACCATCACCTACACGGTCACAGCCACCGATTCGTTCAATAATTCCAACACCGCTGCTAAGTCCACGACCAAAGATACGGTTGCCCCGACGGTGGCCATCACGGCGGTAACCAATCCAATTAACACCGGCAACGTCAGTAGCACCAGCGCCAATGGAACTGGCACCGTGGGAGCGAATATTCAGGTGGTGGCCAGCGACGGTAGCGGCCATAGCTCCGCTCCGCAAACCACAACGGTTGGCTCCGGCGGCACATGGAGCGTGAGCAACGTCGATGTTTCTTCGCTGAACGATGGCACCGTCACCTACACCGTTACGGCCAGCGATACTGCCGGCAACCAAGCCACTGCCAGCAAAACGGCGACCAAAAACACCGTTCCGCCGTCCGTGGCGGTAACCACCGTTACCACGCCGATCAATACCGCCAACGCCAGCAGCACCAGTGCCAGTGGAACGGGCACTGTGGGCGTGACTATTTCTGTTGTGGCCAGCGATGGCACGCACACCACGGCGGCCAAGACCACGACGGTCAGTTCCGGTGGCACCTGGACCGTGAGCGGCATCAACGTCAGCACGCTGAGCGACGGCACCATTACCTACACGGCAACGGCCACCAACTCGTCCAATAATTCGGCAATCGCCAGCGCCACTTCGACGAAAGATACCGGCGCTCCGCCGGTAGCCATCACGGCGGTAACCACTCCGGTTGGCAGCGGCAACAAGACCAACACTTCTGCCAGCGGCACGGGCGAAAACGGCGATTCGATTTCGGTTGTGGCCAGCGATGGCGGCGGTCATCACACGGCAGCTCAAGCCACGACGGTTTCCGGCGGCACGTGGACCGTGAATGGAATTGACGACACTTCGCTCAGCGATGGAACCATTACCTACACGGTCACCGAAACCGATCCTGGCAACAACACTTCCACGGCCAGCAAAACCACCACCAAAGACACCGTGCCGCCGACCGTGGCCATCGGGTCGGTTACCAATCCCATCAATAATTCCAATGAATCCAATACCACGGCCAGCGGAACAGGCAGTGTAGGCGCTTCGATTTCGGTGGTCGCCAGCGACGGCATCACCACGACCCCAGCCCAAGTGACTACCGTCGATCAATCTGGAGCGTGGAGTGTAAGCGGCATTGATGTAACCGGGCTGAACGATGGGACCATTACCTACACCGTCACGGCCACCGATGCAGCCAACAATTCTTCACAAGCCACGCTCACGTCAACCAAGACCACGTTCCTGCCAGGCGCCGCGACGACTACGCAAGTCACGTCGGATCACCCCAGCGGTTCCGTCTACGGGCAGTCGGTTCAATTTACGGTCACGGTTACGAGCCTCAGCGGCACGCCGACGGGCACGGTGCAATTCCAAAGCGATGGGGTGAGCATTGGCTCCCCGGTCACGCTCAGCGGGGGCACGGCCACGTTTTCGACTTCGTCGCTCACGGCGGCCAATCACACCATTACGGCCATCTATTCGGGCGTGAGCGCCGTGTTCAGCGGATCGCAGGGGAGCGTGGGACAGAACGTTTCGCCTGCCCCGCTGACGATTACCGCCGGCGATCAATCGAAGGTATTTGGCGCGCCGTTGCCGACATTCGCGGCCGGGTTTAGCGGCTTTGTGAATAATGATTCTCCAGCCAGTTTGACCACGCCGCCGGTCTTTAGCACTACCGCCACGGCCACCAGTGCACCCGGCCCATACACCATTACCGTCAGCGGCGCGACCGATCCGAACTATACCATCGTGTTTGATTCCGGCACGCTGACGGTCTCTCAGGCCAACACTTCCATCAATTTGCACTCTTCCGCCTCGACGATTGGCGTGTCGCAAAGCTTAACGCTGACCGCCACGGTGGGCGTGGCTTCGCCAGGCGCCGGCTCGCCGACGGGAACCGTCACGTTCATGGATGGAACGACCTCGTTGGGGACCGAGAATGTCGGTTCCGGCGGTATTGCCACGTTGGTTGTACCCGGCAATACGTTTGCGCTCGGTTCCCACTCGATCACGGCCGTTTATCAAGGCGACACCAACTTCGCCGCCAGTCCTGCCTCGGCTGCGGTAGCACTCACGGTGAACGCAATTGATACCACGTTGCCTCCCAGTGTCGATATTGACGGGCCCAGCATAGGCGTTCGCCAGCAACTGTTAACGTATACATTCACCGTTACCGATCCGAATGCATCGGTGAACGAGGCGGCCGGGTATACGTATTCCATCAACTGGGGAGACGGCCAAACGCAATCGATTGCCGCGGTTCCCAATTCGACGGAGCAATCGTTAACCCACGTGTACACGGTTAGCCACAGCTACACGGTGTCGGTCGCGGTCGCCAATCAACTCAATGTTTCCAGCACGCCGGCGACTCAAACGGTGGCAATTTCCGCGGTGGCGCTGGAACCCGATGCGGTCAATCCGGACCAGATGGATTTATACATTGGCGGCACAACAGGGAACGATCAAATCACCGTGCTGGCGGCCGGTGGAAACAAAGTTGGCGTGACGATTAACCGACAATCGCAGGGCGTATTTTCCGCCGCCGCCATTTACGCGTTTGGCGGAGCTGGCAACGATAACATCCAAATTTCGCCCAACGTGCGGTTGCCGGCCCTGCTCGATGGCGGCACCGGCAACGATTGGCTAGTAGGTGGCAGTGGGCGCAACATTCTCATT
- a CDS encoding lipase maturation factor family protein — translation MTETRPEILIEGSTDNANWKPYEFRWKPGDLSQAPRCNTPHQPRLDWQMWFEALHLEEVYRTTGAVDLRNVDLWFQSFLMQLLKGEPAVLGLLEANPFPERPPRFIRIVFCQYRFTDAAERRQTGDWWNRTVVAVSSSCSLPP, via the coding sequence ATGACCGAAACTCGCCCCGAAATTTTAATTGAAGGCAGCACCGACAACGCCAACTGGAAGCCGTACGAATTCCGTTGGAAGCCGGGTGATTTATCTCAAGCGCCGCGGTGCAACACGCCGCACCAGCCGCGGCTCGATTGGCAAATGTGGTTTGAAGCGCTGCATTTGGAAGAGGTTTATCGAACAACAGGAGCCGTCGATCTACGGAATGTGGACCTTTGGTTTCAGTCGTTCCTGATGCAATTGCTCAAAGGCGAACCGGCCGTGCTGGGCCTGTTAGAAGCCAATCCGTTTCCCGAGCGGCCCCCGAGATTCATTCGGATTGTGTTTTGCCAATATCGCTTTACCGATGCCGCGGAGCGCCGGCAGACGGGCGATTGGTGGAATCGGACCGTGGTTGCGGTCAGCTCCAGTTGTTCCCTGCCGCCATAG
- a CDS encoding lipase maturation factor family protein, translating to MSDLSNTPSADLPLLVFDGECRFCRATIERWREALGSQMRFAPYQEVGVRFPQIGEKAFRQAVHFVDAQGATSRGAEAVFRVMAYFGRKRWLLWMYTRLPLFAFLAESIYRLVAANRTPLSTIRRVWWGKDLQQPTYHISSALFLRLLGVVYLIAFVSLWVQIDGLIGDHGISPLANYQDALVQLFAQQSPPLMPAWNVPTLTWLNPHNGFLHVLCGAGTVLSLMLIAGVLPLPTLILLWVDYLSLFHAGQEFLSFQWDILLLETGFAAIFLAPFVVRSKFLADRHPPRLAIWLIGWILFRLMLESGAVKLTWSELSPIPVPNTWKSLTALNSHYWTQPLPMWTSWYMAKMPQWFQKLSVVFVLAVELGTPWLMCGPRMLRAIACGAITLLMLLIAATGNYNFFNLLTVVLALLLLDDKMWPRFLRQRIRGTDWPLLASHTRWRTVLLIPFAVFALLAGSGQVREALFPTYDAGTPLASQMHLTQFCLVNPTVCFGK from the coding sequence ATGTCGGATCTGAGCAACACACCATCGGCCGATTTGCCCCTGCTGGTGTTCGACGGCGAGTGCCGTTTTTGCCGCGCCACCATCGAGCGTTGGCGGGAAGCACTCGGCTCGCAAATGCGCTTTGCACCGTATCAGGAAGTTGGGGTGCGATTTCCACAAATTGGCGAGAAAGCGTTCCGGCAGGCGGTTCACTTTGTCGATGCCCAAGGTGCGACATCCCGCGGCGCCGAAGCGGTTTTTCGCGTCATGGCATACTTTGGGCGAAAGCGTTGGCTGCTGTGGATGTATACGCGCTTGCCACTATTTGCGTTTTTAGCGGAATCGATTTATCGGCTGGTGGCGGCCAACCGCACGCCGCTCAGCACGATTCGACGCGTATGGTGGGGTAAAGATTTGCAGCAGCCCACGTATCATATTTCCAGTGCCCTGTTTTTGCGTTTGCTGGGCGTGGTGTACTTGATTGCGTTTGTGTCGTTGTGGGTGCAAATTGATGGGTTGATCGGCGATCACGGTATTTCGCCGCTGGCGAATTACCAAGACGCGCTTGTGCAATTGTTCGCGCAACAATCGCCGCCGCTAATGCCGGCGTGGAATGTTCCCACGCTGACGTGGCTCAATCCGCACAATGGCTTCCTACACGTGCTGTGCGGAGCCGGAACCGTGCTTTCGCTGATGCTGATCGCCGGCGTGTTGCCATTGCCAACGTTGATTTTATTGTGGGTCGATTATTTATCGCTGTTTCATGCGGGGCAGGAGTTTTTAAGTTTTCAGTGGGACATTTTGCTGCTGGAAACGGGCTTTGCGGCGATTTTTTTGGCCCCGTTTGTGGTGCGCTCCAAATTCTTGGCCGATCGGCATCCGCCGCGTTTGGCGATTTGGCTCATCGGGTGGATTCTGTTCCGGCTGATGCTGGAATCGGGCGCGGTCAAGCTCACCTGGAGCGAATTGTCGCCAATTCCAGTGCCGAACACGTGGAAATCGCTCACGGCGCTCAACTCTCACTACTGGACGCAGCCGCTGCCGATGTGGACCAGTTGGTACATGGCGAAAATGCCCCAGTGGTTTCAAAAATTGTCGGTCGTATTTGTTTTGGCGGTGGAGCTGGGAACGCCGTGGCTGATGTGCGGGCCGCGGATGTTGCGGGCGATTGCCTGCGGGGCGATTACGCTGCTGATGCTGCTGATTGCGGCGACGGGCAATTACAACTTTTTTAACCTGCTAACCGTTGTCCTGGCGCTCTTGCTGTTGGACGATAAAATGTGGCCCCGATTTCTGCGGCAGCGAATTCGCGGAACCGATTGGCCCCTGTTGGCATCGCACACTCGCTGGCGGACGGTGTTGTTGATTCCGTTTGCCGTGTTCGCGCTGTTGGCCGGCAGCGGGCAAGTGAGAGAAGCTCTGTTCCCGACTTACGATGCCGGAACCCCGCTGGCATCGCAGATGCACCTCACACAATTCTGCCTGGTGAATCCCACGGTTTGTTTCGGCAAATGA
- a CDS encoding serpin family protein, whose product MRFEFRFLWIGVCGVIGLMVQSRPLTAAAPQPPAPNEAAVIESGNQFALDLYGQLAAADGNLFFSPQSISSALAMTYTGAGGDTAAQMAKVLHLGGSPDAVAAGEAALMQRLNDAGKRGLYQLSVANRLWGAQGFHFLNGFLKTLHENYQADLQQLDFSHAQQAAQTINDWVAQATRDKIKDLISASALGPMTKLVLTNAVYFKGKWESPFKPTLTQPAPFTLSSGKQVTVPLMFLDSRMRYGEFDVGSNAALQVLELPYTKGELSLVALLPKSTDGLAGLEKQLTSDNLKKWTSGLQERPINIWLPKFKLSTQLELGEVLSKLGMPLAFSAEADFSGMDGKHDLFISAVVHKAYVDVNEEGTEAAAATGVVMRALAMPPPPLHFRADHPFVFLIRENATGSILFLGRVTDPRSDAASK is encoded by the coding sequence ATGCGCTTCGAGTTCCGATTTCTCTGGATTGGCGTTTGTGGCGTCATCGGTTTGATGGTTCAGTCCCGACCACTTACCGCCGCCGCGCCCCAGCCCCCTGCACCCAACGAAGCTGCTGTGATTGAAAGCGGCAACCAATTCGCGCTGGATTTATACGGCCAGTTGGCCGCCGCGGATGGGAATTTGTTTTTTTCGCCCCAAAGCATTTCCAGCGCTTTGGCGATGACCTACACGGGAGCCGGGGGAGACACCGCTGCGCAAATGGCCAAGGTGCTGCACTTGGGTGGGTCGCCCGACGCAGTTGCCGCAGGAGAAGCCGCGCTGATGCAGCGGCTCAACGATGCCGGAAAGCGCGGCCTGTATCAGCTAAGTGTCGCCAACCGGCTCTGGGGTGCGCAAGGCTTCCATTTTCTCAATGGCTTCTTAAAAACTCTGCATGAAAATTATCAGGCCGATTTACAACAACTCGATTTCAGCCACGCGCAACAGGCAGCGCAAACCATTAATGATTGGGTAGCACAGGCGACACGCGACAAAATCAAGGATTTAATCTCAGCCAGCGCACTCGGCCCAATGACCAAGCTGGTGCTGACCAATGCCGTGTACTTCAAAGGAAAATGGGAATCGCCGTTCAAACCGACGTTGACTCAGCCAGCGCCGTTCACCCTCTCCAGCGGCAAGCAGGTAACTGTGCCGCTGATGTTTCTGGACAGCCGCATGCGGTATGGAGAATTCGATGTGGGCAGTAACGCCGCCCTGCAAGTTTTGGAATTGCCCTACACCAAGGGGGAATTGTCGCTGGTAGCGCTGTTGCCCAAATCTACGGATGGCCTTGCGGGCCTGGAAAAACAGCTCACTAGCGACAACCTGAAAAAATGGACCTCCGGCCTGCAAGAGCGGCCAATTAACATTTGGCTCCCCAAATTCAAGCTCAGCACGCAACTGGAATTAGGAGAAGTGTTGTCCAAATTGGGCATGCCCCTGGCGTTTTCTGCAGAGGCTGATTTTTCCGGAATGGACGGCAAGCACGATTTGTTTATTTCGGCGGTGGTGCACAAGGCGTATGTCGACGTGAATGAAGAAGGAACCGAAGCGGCCGCCGCCACCGGCGTGGTCATGCGAGCGCTCGCCATGCCGCCCCCGCCCTTGCACTTCCGCGCCGATCATCCCTTTGTGTTTCTCATCCGCGAAAACGCCACCGGCAGCATTTTGTTTTTGGGCCGAGTAACCGACCCACGCAGCGATGCGGCAAGTAAATAA
- a CDS encoding HAD family phosphatase gives MAVFPADYPAAIPERFKGLIFDCDGTLADTMPLHYLAWKEAMDARNIHFPEERFYAFSGMPTVTIIETLAKEQNVACDAQAAAEEKERLFLTKLALLEPVHCVVEIVHREKGRRKLAVASGGWKSVINQTLAAVGLTGLFDAIVGADDVQHGKPAPDIFLKAAECLQLQPAECLVYEDGNLGIEAAKAAGMQVIDVRPWYLPKR, from the coding sequence ATGGCAGTTTTTCCAGCAGATTACCCGGCGGCCATTCCGGAGCGGTTCAAGGGACTTATTTTCGATTGCGATGGAACATTGGCCGACACCATGCCGCTGCATTATTTGGCATGGAAAGAAGCAATGGATGCCCGAAACATTCATTTTCCGGAAGAGCGATTTTACGCATTTTCCGGCATGCCCACGGTGACGATTATCGAAACGCTGGCCAAGGAGCAAAATGTGGCGTGCGATGCGCAAGCTGCCGCTGAGGAAAAAGAGCGCTTGTTTTTGACCAAGCTGGCGCTGCTCGAGCCGGTGCATTGCGTGGTGGAAATTGTTCACAGAGAAAAGGGGCGTCGCAAACTGGCGGTGGCCTCGGGCGGTTGGAAAAGCGTTATCAACCAAACCCTGGCCGCCGTGGGATTAACCGGCCTGTTCGACGCAATCGTGGGAGCGGACGACGTGCAGCACGGCAAGCCCGCCCCCGATATTTTCTTGAAAGCGGCTGAATGCTTGCAGTTGCAGCCCGCCGAATGCCTCGTTTACGAAGACGGCAATTTGGGAATTGAAGCGGCCAAGGCGGCTGGCATGCAAGTGATTGACGTGCGCCCCTGGTATTTGCCGAAGCGCTGA